The genome window tcatggaatggtttgggttggaaagggccttaaagcttcaacccctgccatgggcaggaaccccttccactggagcagctgctccaagcccctgtatccaacctggccttgagcactgccagggatggggcagccacagcttctctgggcaccctgtgccagcgcctcagcaccctcacagggaagagcttctgccttagagctcagctcagtctcccctcgggcagattcaagccattccccttgtcctctcCCTGAAGGCCTgtgtccaaagcccctctccaggtttcctgtagcccctttaggcactggagctgctctcaggtctccccttcaggagccttctcttctccaggctgagccagcccagctctctccgcctggctccagagctggatgcaggactgcagaagGGACTCACCAGagtggagcagagggagagaatcccctcccttgacctgtcAGAcatactccttttgatgcagtccaaGCATGATTTCCAAGTTTGatttcctcattaaaaaaaagagtaaaattatTCATTCCTCACTTCTATTttaagataataataaaaaagacaaacacatGTCTAACAGTTCTATTTCAGCATGTGATAAGAATtagacataaaaataataaagcagtaaaaaataaaatcagtattttctacTAAGTCACTTGCCTTGAAGGTCCAGGAAGTGACTGAACACTTGAAAATGGAGCTACTGAGGGGTCCTTACACTGCTTGGCCTGGCTCTGAACTTCCCTGGGGTTACCAGCCCTCAGAGCTCCAAATCTGAAATGGGAAAGTCAAACGACTCCTTTGGAAATACAAGAGGTGATTTCCCCAAGGCACAGTGCAATGTGGTCACTGATTGCTGATGCAATAGGACATCTCTTTACAGAGCACATAAATATAGATCTAAAATAAATAGCAAGACATAAATCATCTGGTATCAACTCCAGTTACAAATGCTATCCACAACTCACTGCTTTCAAGGTCACCAATAAGCACAGAGACACCCAATCAGTGCCTTAGGGGAAGGAATCTACCCATGTCCCTGGTGGAGGAACAGGCAGAATCCCACACCAGGGCTGCCAGCCAGCACTGTGCCTCCTGGGAATGGAGCTGCACAGCCGGGGGAGGATAGGGAAAGCTCAGCTTCTGAAACCTCCCAACCCCAGGGTGCTGGAAGGGAGCTCTGGCTGCTCTCTCTGCCCACTACCAACAGAATGACACCCACATCTGGGCCAGGTGTGAGAAAGTATAGTGCTTCTTTCCTCAAGTGCATCTGCAGGGTGTGTGTGACTGTAACATACACCTACACCGGGAATATTGGCTGTTTTGATGAAATAATCACAGTTCTCATTTCCAGTATCCATGAGCAAAGTACTGGGCATGCTCAGCTGTAGCTAACTCTAGCAGGCAGATATTCAGCTGATGTGAATGGGTTCAGGGATTCAGGCTTGGGCTCTCTGGATTATCTGTGCGCGTGAAAACTAATACAAGGTCTCAAGCTGATGTTTTGGTTTCCTTGTAAACTAATGAAATTCAGTGGGTGTTTTACCAGACACCCGTGTTTCAAGATTTAATGATTTGTTTCGACAATGCATTTAAGGAAAAGTGTGTCTTCCTTCACATAGGCATATTTAGGTGACTGTAATTTGAACAAAGGGAGAAACATGGGACAGCCACTTGCAATATTCATATCATTCACTGGTCtctgaaatgaagcagaagtCAAGTCTGGGCGAAACGCATCAATAACGTGCTCCCTGTTGTTTTGGTCAAGCAACATAAATGTAACCTGAAAAACAGAACGTGGAAATGATGAGTTattgaactgaaaaataaactggaaaacagcagaGGCAGAAGTGCAAACATGCTGCAAAAGCAGCTGGATGCTCTATCGATAGTTAAATACAAATGATAATGGATGTTTCACAAGCTGCAAGGTCAGTTACTCTCAACAGGGGAAATTGTAACAGTTCTCAGGTGAAGGATTTAAAACTCTGTCAcctataaaattaaattatattatattaagtaaaaggaattatttcttGGTAGAGATATAAAAGGTTGCCCCTCTTACCTTGTTCCTGAAAGGCCATGAGAGTAAAGCATCGTAGTCTCCTTTCATGACAACAAAGAACAGGGACATGTGGGTTCCTTTTCCTGTCCCATCCCCATTCAGATACACCCTCAGACATACCTTGTAGCCATATTTTGCAGTGTAGAAAGCTGAAAATCAGAACACTTTATTAGTAAAGTGTcctttggggaaagaaaaggatataATGAGTGTTCTGGCATATGGGAAAAGATGGTCTATTATGTATTTTGCTATCACAGAGATGAGAACAGACGTATCAGTACACCCTGGAGATTATAAGCAATGAAAATCCAGTGGCTGGAGTGCTTTTAGTGCCTCAGTGAAAATTACCCGTTATTAGCCACTGCAAGCATATTTTATCTAATCAAATTACTTCTCACATGGGAGAGAACTGCAGCAGAAAGCCACTGGGTACCATCAGGCACCAGGCTCTGGGTTACACGAGAGGGATCCAGCAGATGTCACTGCAAGAGGCTGCAGGGTGGGCAAAATGCAATGTGAAAGCCCAGACCAGAACACAACACTCTGGAAGAGCACATCACAACTGCCCTGAACTACACGCAGGAAAGCATGAGGTCTTTGCATAGACAGTGTCTTAGTTTAAGGAGTTAAAGAACTTCCTGTCCACACGAGCAGGAAGAAGCATCATTGTAGAGAAAGAAGTAGCTTTTCTAAAGGACTAGTTTTTGCTAACACACATACACATCATGTGTTTTACCTGGTGAATACAAACTGACTGTTCTTCCAGTCACAGAGTCTTGTAACTTCCTGCCAACGTCTGttattttccacagaaagaCCCCATCATAGGAAGCTTGCTCAGAGAACAGAAGACTCTTATGAAGGCTGCTCAGGCCTGCGTCCTTCTGCGTCAGACACCGGTGCAACTCTGCAATCTAGAAGAAACAAATCAGCCTGCAGTCAGTTCTGCTCTCCAGGTTGTTGTGCTACAGAAGTAGCAGAATCTTTCTGGAGCCCTTTTGTCCTGAAGGGTCTcctctgatttctttttaagcaaCAGTTATGTgtcaaaatgaaagcaaactggACAGATAGTTGGTTGGTCCTCCAGGAATAATGCATCCTTAGGAGCATCAAGCAACTGTCTTGCTTGCTCACAACCGGATCACAGCAAACTCTGAATGTTCAAAACTCTCAGGAGTATCTAGGTACCTAAATGTGGATCTGGATGACAAATATTAAGAGATGTCCATTTGAAAATGTACCCAAAGCTCCAAAAGGATCCCGCAGATGTGTTCAGAACTTAACACTTCACAGCTCAAATTCCTGTGTTCATCCCTGTCCTATCTCTACACCACCTCTCACTGGTATGTGTAAATGCTTGTTATCTATAGAACAAGCACACAAACAATGCTTATCATAACTATTTACCTTCAGTTCAAGGCCTCGTATCATATTTTGATCAAGTTCACTCTGTCTCCGAAAGGCCACGATTTCCAGGCTGGAGATCTCCACCTCTTTATTGAGGACTGCCACAATATTCTCAAACACTTGTAGCTTATTTTCTAGCTCAGAAATCACTTTCTCCCTCACAAGTTGCTGCAGAGCAGATTCCTCTTGAGAAACGGAAGATTCAGGAAAACAATCTTCTTCCACATCCCCACGGGtttccagccctgctgggatCTGCAGATCAGGGATGCTTTTTCCTGCACCATTCACTCTCAGCTCTGTCTGTGGGATGTAACCATTTGCAGCTTTGGCAGCAATGCACAAGCTTGCCTTCAGTTGCTTTatgtgctgcagcagaagcagcatgtgGGCTCCAACTGCAGTTCTCTCATGATCCTTTACCTTCTCTTTGCTTCCCTGTGAGAAGATGACACTGTCAGTACACTCTGTACAACCAGCATAACTGACCTGCAGCCAAATCAAGCAATGTTCACTTCAATTTCTTGGGAGAGACAAAGATGGAAGAACTGCAAGGTACAGGTCCAGCTACATTTCAGTCAATTCTCAAAGGAGTCATGGTGAGAGGAGCCCTCTCATTTAGGCTACGTGTTCACATGTGTACACAAGctacatgaaaagaaaacaattaccTACAATTTCTGGATTAAAGAGGATTCCAGGCAGAGTCCCAGCAAGATTCTTATATATACcagtatttaatatatatactGACCACAAAAGATGAGACAAGGCAACAGATGCCAACTAAAATGCAAAGattctttgctgttttgagAGATGTTACCCTGAAAGGAATATCTAAAATGTATATGATAAACCATCAGAATTGTAATAAATATCTATCTTTAGCTGAAGTGAATGTACAGTGCAGGATACAGAGTTTCATTGGCTGAACCGTGTAAACATGGCAGCTCCAgtctctcctctgctgttctACTAAAAGTGGGTAgactttccctcttttcttaAAGATCTATCTAAATCAATTTATATATCTACTATCCAGAACACAAAAGCTGGTCAGACCAAAGGCACAGTGCTGTTGTGCACCATTGGAGACCTTTCTGAAGGCAGCCGTTGTCACTCACCCTGAATGAACAGCCGACCTCAGAGAAGCGACAGCCATCCTTGTTGACTGAGGGTGTAGAGCAGTTCTGttgagagaaaacagagaagcaaagcaaacaatCAAATACCAGTTTAAAGGGATTCTTTTATTTACTTACAAACAAGTAGGCCGCAATCCCAGGAGCTATAAATCAAGTTAAATCAAGTCAAGGCATTACCACAGCTTACAGCACCCAACCACCTTTGAAAATTCACTCATCTTTAACCTACCTTTTCTCTTGATGGTGTTTCTGTTTGCACATGGGTTTGTTCCTTACATAAACTGCCTTCACATGAATGTTCCTGTtgtgaaaacaagaagaaaagaatttggTATATTATTAAAATCACTGAGCATCGTTATTTAGGAGTCTCTGAAACAAAGCTTGTGCTTTGGAATGTTATTCCTGTTTTACAGAAACTTGGGGATGTGGGAGGCTTTTCTACAGGAACTTCATGTTATGGGAGAAAAAGCTTACAATAAgtttcttgctttcttcctggAAGGTGTGGGCttaaggaagaggaaagaaaagaaggataATTTCCTCAGGAGCACTGTGAGCTCCACAGCACAAAGTGCAGAATCCCTGTCCAGAGAGTGCCTGCCTGGGGCCTCACTGTGCCATAGTTGCAGAGTTCTCTGGCTTCTTTTTAGAGGAAGTAATGTTCAGAAATCTGGGACTAAAGCACATCTGCTTAGAGTGGTGCTGCTGTCCCCTGCACAACGAACTGCAGGCTCAGAGGCTTCTCAAGCTAAGCCTCTAAGCTGATTAATTTACTTCTCAGCCCCACAGGCATGTTCAGTGACGGGTCTCCAGATGCAATACCTGTTAAGTGGAAGTACACAGTGTGATCTTTTGCTTATGGGGCCCAGAGCTCTTGGAAACTGCTTACAGATGCTTTGCAAGGTCACTCTGGTGAATTTGATACAAGACTGGCAATGTACAAGTCCTGCCCAGTAGCtatatgcacatgcacacatgtacacatgtaTGCGATGACACGTAGGTGGatacagaacaaaaagcaaatatacaGGAAACCCAAACATAAAGTCTTCTTGCATTGACTTCCAGTTTGTTTAATGTGCAGACCCTTCCTGCATCCTGCTTTTTACCATCTTGAAGGCTGGAATCCAAATTTTCCATCACGATGTGCTAATGCAAAATGCATTACCTCTAACATGAGACTTCCTGCCATTTCTGGCTCCAAGAAGGGTAAAATAATCCTCCTGCCATCGGTTCACACAAGTGTAATACGTGCATTGAACACAACGGCTGTCAGCATTCAAATCCATAGGTGGGGCTGTCTTTAATCTTTATAAATGCCTTTGCACACCAGTACATTTCCTATAGCAGCTCAGAAGTTTTTGATAAAGCCATTCCAACAACCTTGAAGTCTCCCCTGCAAAGAGCGCTGAGGTTTCTCTTTCTATCCTCCTAAATGCAGCCACAGGCTTTTGTCACTCTCTAACTCATTTTTAATACTCTGTCTTAACTATTGCACAAAGTaagcctttattttcttcctttctactATTTGATTCCTTCAGATCACTGATTCCTTGAGGGGGAAAGGGGCTGGTGAGACATTCCTTTAGAATatggaaatacagaaatcaCAAGATCAATAACTGATTGGTGAAGATGGAGAGAGCGAGAGCAGTGCCCAAAACTTACTGTGTGATCCCAGAAGATTGTAGAATACACACAATTCTTATGTCAAGTAACTACAAATTTAATAAAGCACATCAGGCAACCAGCAAAATTCCAGTTTCACAAATACTaagggaagcagagaaaaatcaacATCTCAAGGCCAATCCCCTGCTTGGTTGCCAAGGTTTCCCAGCCAAAAACTTAATTAGATGTTAGCTAACTGAATGAGTGGGAGGAAAACAGCTCTTCATAGCAGGAAAATTAAGCCCTCTGAGGTGGATCTGCAGCATCACAGACCTCTGTAAagacagggtgcccagggaacATCAGGCAGCTCAGGTTTCCTTCTCGAACCTGCTACGGCACTCACAGAAGTAAGGGATTAAGGGTTGCCACCTTCTGGTATTTACTGTCTCTCTGAAACATACACTGGATTTAGCACTGGTAAAATGTGTTGGGATCCCTatattcttctctttctgtaagGGTTAATAAGCTATGAAGAGCACATGCAAAAGCTTCCcaagaaacatgttttattcCTATCCCAGAAGGACTGTTACCTCCATGTTGAGTAAATCTCACAGTTCAGTATTTGAAAAGGCATAAATTGGTGATGGTTATGACATGCAAAGCTACCCACTACTATTAACTTCAGGCTGTATACATACAGGGTATATGCAAATTCATTTTGCAGGTCCCTGTGGCAACAGTGGAAAACACAacttaaacataaaaaatagaAGCTAAATATGTTTAAACAGTCACTGAGCAATTTGCAGCAGATCCAGTGTGCTCTTCCTGATCTATAATGGACACTGCTGCTCATCTGGTGAGGTACACTTGAACGTATCTCATAGAAATACTATGTGACAAAAGCCTGCCTTACAAATCTGTGGGCAGTTTTAGTTCAAATAAAACTCCAGCCACTTTCAAGACTGCTTCCCATCACTTGTGTTCTTCTGATTCTTACCTACCTGGTAGCGGGACACATGCTTCAAGACAGGAGTTAAAACATGGGCTGCCAAGCCCAGGATGAGCACACAGATATTTTCGTCTCTCTTGTAACATCGCAAGCTGACTACCAAATACAGCTCATTTTTCCCTCCAACACATGCATGGAAAATCTAGCAAACTCAGGAAAACTAAATATTCTCCAAGTGCAGTAGCAGGGGATGAAAAATGTCATGATAGATTATTTAAGGCATTAATACAGAGCCCTCATTTGAAAGGGAGAAATGATCTTACTTGGTATTCACTACTGGATAAGCTCTTCTTACACCTCTGACACGTTGTCACGTTATTAACACATCCATTTTCCAAATGATCTGCAAGTTTCTTTCTCATCACCATGTGTCCACAACCAGTGTGACAGGGGATTAAAGCATATTCACATAAACTCTGATGCTCCTGGAAATAGAAAGTCATAAACCAAAATGTAAACTGCAGATACACATTCACCTTTAAACAGTCTCCATTCTGCCAGCCTAGAAACattctgctttgtgtttcttttaagcTTGGGTAAAGTCCCCACTCCATGATGTTACTAAGATTATTGGTGAAAAAATCACCTATACTATTGGGGCTTTCTTGttaattcttaatttaaaaaatccccaaaccaaccaaccaacaataTTTGCTGATCTCAAATACGAGGTCTCCCTTGAACTGTCTTTCTCCAATGCTTGTGTTTGAAAATAACATGACCCTGGTCCCAGCTTTTTTAATCATATTAGAGGATCCCTAACTTTTagcctgggtttttttctaaggTGGTTTTGGAGaggttttgagggtttttttgacCACTGAGACCATCATGCTCTGGCATGTGGTTAGTCTGCTGACATCTCTGCATAGCGTCTGACACCTTCTGTGCAACAATTGTTATTGTTGTATATAACTATACTCAAAATAACTCTTGAAACATTTCCTTTACACTATTTGCATCATCTCATCTCaacaaggaaaaatatcagCATTACTTCTTTCATAACTATATCCAGTAGGTCTACACAGTCTTCCAATAAGAACTATTTACTCTGATCTCTGTTACTGATTTTGTCTTTACAGGGAGATGGCTGTCCCCTACATACCTGGCTCAGAAATGCCAATTTCAATCACACACCCAACTCTCAAACCAATTTTGCCATGTATTCATGCTGAGAGGGGTTCTAATTCTCAGAACTATGAAGCTAAGTGGGTAGATTTTTCCTTAAAGATGAATACAGTCGCACAGAAAATTTGTTCATAATTagcaaagaaaaggcagcagcacctCAGCTGCTTCTCACAGTTACATGAGGTACATAGCAGACTACAAATGCAGAAAGACCCTCTCTTCCCACACCTATTTACCTGGGGCATTTCTCATCAGTCTCTTCTCAATTTGGTCTAAGGCCTACTAAAGTTAATGGCACATTTTTTAGGTACTCTGTTGGTATAAATCCTGGTGCTTTGGTTGATTCTACTGATGTTACACTGATATGTGTTTGCTGAGAACCTGGTTTCATTGTCCTCCTGTCCCCATTCAAGTCAGAGTGCATTTAAATAAACTGCCTTTAAACATACTTCGAAGTTTTTCATGATACCAGACCAGCTGCATCCCAGGGTCACACAGTGTACTCTCAGTTCAGAAATCTCTTTATTAATAGCAGCATCACCAAATGCCTGGAAAGGAAGCACAGTAAGGAAAGAAGCATTGGTCAGAAGGTGCTCCTCAATGCATTTCTGACATGGGAATGAGGTGACTGTGTTAAAATCTTAGATCTTGATAAATCccttatttcttttacttttgcTATACTGCCATAAAGCTCTCTAACCCAGCAAGTCCATCTTTGTGCAGCAGAAGCCCAAATATTTGttgaataatttctttcttacagtTCAAAATTAAACTGTTTGATGTAATACAAATTTATTGAAAATATCCCTAGCCAACTACAGCCATTATTTTAAGTTCCTTTTCATAGAAGCCTGAAATCTATCACATGCAATGAATGTGCTGACAGGACCCTAACTGTAGGGTGCTGCCATGTGCCACTCTTAATGAATGCATTTCATTACTGGGGTCATTAACACCTCCTAAACGTGCTGCACAGAAGACATGAGACTGTTCTGCAGTGAGAATACATTGCTCAGGCCATGGCTGTTTCTATTTACTATGGCACTGTGCACTAAAGAAATGTAAACCATATgtgagtggggttttttgcacTACTTAGATTGTTTTTGCTATGTTAACCATGAAAAAATGTACAATTCTTATGTAAATTATGAAACACTACACACTGCAAACAGTACAACTTGCACAATCAAAATAGGCACACTGACACAAGAACAAGCACTGCTAAAGTTAATGGCATGGTTTTAGATGCTCTCTTGGTTAAGTACACAACGGAGAGGACTGCAGATTTTCCAACACAGAGAAGGCAAGAACTGGGCAGAGGGAACCTTTGCAAatagaggaaggaaaggatttACAAATGATGCAGTCAAGTGACTGCAATTCCTCCAAGTGagctaaaacaaataaataaaatcatcagCTTCAACATTCCTGGTCAGGACCATCTAAGTTATGAGCaaaatcaaagtaaaatgaGTCAAGTCACCAGGCACATGGTGGCTTTTCCCCCTGTGTCATAAGAGAAAAACTCCAGGAATTTCCTGACATTACAAAatagataatttaaaatatatttaactaCAGGGACAGTCCCAGCAGTGCATGTGTCTCTTACTCCTACGTGCATTCCCTGTGCTTCTTGGTTCACACTTGTGGTTGTTAAATCATTATGGACACTACTCAGgtggaaaacaaggaaggaaaTCCTCATCTCTTCTTTCATCTGCACAGGTGACTGCTTTGAAATATTCACCCAAACCTCTGGGAACCCAAGTCTGTACAGAACTCCTTTAGAGACCTGAGTCAGACATTCATACAGTAATTGAGATGACTCTTGGGGACATAAAAGTGCTCTGGGTcaaacagaaggcaacagaaacaTATCTGATTTGATGTATTGCAGTTGCACATctcccttttttcattttctctgcttcaaaGGAAGATGCTGGTGGAGGTGCTGCTGATGTTGACCATGGGTGGCTGTCATGGCACGCATACCTGCCCAGTCCTGCTTGTCACACAAGTGGAGGTCCCCTGCCATGTCCCATCCAAAATCTACTACCATATGCACTTCTCCTTGGCACTCTGACCCACACAGTGTGGGTCTTATGGCTTCTAGCTAAGGCAGGACTGGTCTACAGCTCATGTGGTCAGGACCATCAGGTAGGAACAAGTTAGCAAACAGACCAATCTGACCAAAAGCTTTCCAGGATAAAtccagtggggttttttttctctccagctaAAGCTGGCCCTCTGCAGCTGAACCGGGAACTATGGCTGCTCTAACCACAGACAGAGAGGGGAGAGCCACAGAGTGATTTGTGTCCAGTTTAAACTAGGGCACTGACCTCTAAGCCAGGCCCATGAATGTCAGCAGCCAGGGTGTGATGCCCTACTCCTCTAACTGATTGTACTGACAGATGAAGACGCTCAACGGTTGATACTGATGAACAGCACCATGATAAGACTTGAAGTAATGTTGAAGGGATTATAAATCATAGAAATATATAGGAAGGGATTATAAGTCAAAAGTGTAAGATGGAGGGATGGAAGAGACTACAGAAATAGATCATCAGATAAACTAAGGCAAACACACATCCTGAtaaagcctttcttttccttgtgtaggtatcatattttaaatataaacatgTAAACAGCATGGGCAATAAACATTAAACAAACCCACAGCAAAGTTAAGCAGAGATTGTCAGGAATAGATATTACGAATAAAGCTGCTATTATTCATGTTGTTTACAAACTCAGACAACTTGCTGTAAGTTGATCTACACAGGCAGATCCTCATGCCTTCGTGGTGATTGACTTTGTCTGGACACTCAGGCGGGCATAAGAATCTGATCAGGCAGATCAGCTTGCAAGAATGGGGCCCTGTTTACAACCACCCACCCACAGATTGTGCAGAAAGACCCAGCAGACCCTGTGAGAATCCCGCAGCAGAGAAATCCTAGAGTTATAAGAGAACTGAGAGTTAACATGGAACAAGAAGTTCATAAGGGTTTAACTGTACCCGGTTTTGGTTACATTATGCATTAAATTTGTCACTGGGAAATTTATTGCAGGATTGAGGATTTTTTCTGTGCTATTCACTATTAACTCCAGCTTCATTATTTTGCTGCAGCCACTTCCCAAACTTCATCTTTCACCTCACTGCCTATTTACTTCCATTTTTCCCTAACACATTCAGACAGAATGTGTGCCTCTTCATATTCCTGCACATAatcagaaaggaggaaaaaagatcagCTGAGACTGGATATTATGGCCCAGTTTGTATTCAGGATATCGAATAGTGCAGCAATCTGTCTGGAAAAtcacacaaaagcagaaaagatcTGCACAGTGAAAGTATAGATGAAACATTTGCCTGTGCCTAGTTTTGATCAATCATTATAGtcagctctgtgttttccaCTATTTCCTCCAGATACTCTGGCTGTCAAATACTTTCTAGGCAATTCAGCCCCTATCTGATACTCTTCTCTCCTTAGGGATGCTCCACCTGCAAGTTTGGTAATATGTTTGAAGGGTACAGAGAATCATGAGACTGGAAAATCCACTAAGGATAGTAAGTAACAGCTAAGATGTATTATTACAAGTAGGAAAGCACTGGTTACTTTGagacaataaaaaattaatcctATGGAAGTGTGTGGGATTTTATGTTGCAGAACCTGGCAGGCTTTGGAAGTCCTAAGGCTGCCATTATACCTCCTTAAGTCAAAACCTGGGAAATCCAGATGactaaagcataaaataaaatgtgtaactATCAGTTGCTAACACATTTTCTATTATTCCCTCCTGCAGTGTGGGCCAACGATGACTACAGAGTAGATCACAGAACATTTAATGATAAATTAGTGAACTACAACTCACCCTTTCTTCTGCCAACAGACTTCCCTCACTGGAAGTGCTGGGATCTTCCTCTTTACATTTCTGgcaaattgcatttttattgtttctggcaaaaagaaagaagaatgcaCTAACAATCAGTCTGTGTGCTGTGGTTTAGGAGGTCATTGTAtagacactgacacaaagtgaTGGACATTGTAACCTCCACTCAAAATCCATAGTCCTTTTTTAATATTGTGATGTCAAAAccactctgcttttctgttcctcatGACTAGGCCCATAAATCTTATctgtatttcagcaaaataagattggaaaaaataaataaagatgcaAACCTATTTATTTCATGAATTATGCAAAAACACCTTGTGGAAAAGGTAACATGAAAACTAAAGTCTTttagaacagaaaacacattttctccaGATAGATGCATAGACTTCACATCACAAAGTGATCATAAAACCAGTACAGAATTGAGTTCTAGACAGTCAACATCCCACTGCAGCTAAAAAGGTTTCTATCTCCTCTCAAAATACTTACCACAGAGTTtcataaaggaaaagcaaaaatacagcTTTACTAGAGATGTACTGCACTGCCAGTGCTATTAGCACAGTGTTATTAGCTAATAACGAACTAACACAGATCAAGAAGCCATAAGAAAAGCATCCATCTGAACAGAGCACAACTGCTTTCAAACTGCACTAATCAGATCCTTTGAGGCAGTTCCCCCTTTGTGCAGTAAGACTAGTGGGAAGATAGAACAATTCTAGCTCTGTTCTGCTGACAGTTTTTGGAATTTATGGGTTATGCTACTTCATTATGGAGCTTTGTTCTGTATTTACAGTAATGGATTTACAA of Melopsittacus undulatus isolate bMelUnd1 chromosome 11, bMelUnd1.mat.Z, whole genome shotgun sequence contains these proteins:
- the TRAF1 gene encoding TNF receptor-associated factor 1 — protein: MAEKTSRGPQDSPVSSPDENEFPSGYPTNICEDVPDQKYLCSNCNNILKKALQTLCGHRYCSACLAWIARNNKNAICQKCKEEDPSTSSEGSLLAEERAFGDAAINKEISELRVHCVTLGCSWSGIMKNFEEHQSLCEYALIPCHTGCGHMVMRKKLADHLENGCVNNVTTCQRCKKSLSSSEYQEHSCEGSLCKEQTHVQTETPSREKNCSTPSVNKDGCRFSEVGCSFRGSKEKVKDHERTAVGAHMLLLLQHIKQLKASLCIAAKAANGYIPQTELRVNGAGKSIPDLQIPAGLETRGDVEEDCFPESSVSQEESALQQLVREKVISELENKLQVFENIVAVLNKEVEISSLEIVAFRRQSELDQNMIRGLELKIAELHRCLTQKDAGLSSLHKSLLFSEQASYDGVFLWKITDVGRKLQDSVTGRTVSLYSPAFYTAKYGYKVCLRVYLNGDGTGKGTHMSLFFVVMKGDYDALLSWPFRNKVTFMLLDQNNREHVIDAFRPDLTSASFQRPVNDMNIASGCPMFLPLFKLQSPKYAYVKEDTLFLKCIVETNH